Part of the Brassica oleracea var. oleracea cultivar TO1000 chromosome C8, BOL, whole genome shotgun sequence genome is shown below.
CTACAAGAAAACATCGGTATTCTGACGGACATTCTGACGGAAAATGAAATCCTCGGAATTTCCCGAGGAATTTCCGAGGAAATTCTGAGGAAACCCAAAATTTGGGTTTCCTCGGAAAAAACCGACGGAATTCCGAGGAAACATCAATCCGTCGGAATATTCCGAGGAAATTCCGAGGAAANNNNNNNNNNNNNNNNNNNNNNNNNNNNNNNNNNNNNNNNNNNNNNNNNNNNNNNNNNNNNNNNNNNNNNNNNNNNNNNNNNNNNNNNNNNNNNNNNNNNNNNNNNNNNNNNNNNNNNNNNNNNNNNNNNNNNNNNNNNNNNNNNNNNNNNNNNNNNNNNNNNNNNNNNNNNNNNNNNNNNNNNNNNNNNNNNNNNNNNNNNNNNNNNNNNNNNNNNNNNNNNNNNNNNNNNNNNNNNNNNNNNNNNNNNNNNNNNNNNNNNNNNNNNNNNNNNNNNNNNNNNNNNNNNNNNNNNNNNNNNNNNNNNNNNNNNNNNNNNNNNNNNNNNNNNNNNNNNNNNNNNNNNNNNNNNNNNNNNNNNNNNNNNNNNNNNNNNNNNNNNNNNNNNNNNNNNNNNNNNNNNNNNNNNNNNNNNNNNNNNNNNNNNNNNNNNNNNNNNNNNNNNNNNNNNNNNNNNNNNNNNNNNNNNNNNNNNNNNNNNNNNNNNNNNNNNNNNNNNNNNNNNNNNNNNNNNNNNNNNNNNNNNNNNNNNNNNNNNNNNNNNNNNNNNNNNNNNNNNNNNNNNNNNNNNNNNNNNNNNNNNNNNNNNNNNNNNNNNNNNNNNNNNNNNNNNNNNNNNNNNNNNNNNNNNNNNNNNNNNNNNNNNNNNNNNNNNNNNNNNNNNNNNNNNNNNNNNNNNNNNNNNNNNNNNNNNNNNNNNNNNNNNNNNNNNNNNNNNNNNNNNNNNNNNNNNNNNNNNNNNNNNNNNNNNNNNNNNNNNNNNNNNNNNNNNNNNNNNNNNNNNNNNNNNNNNNNNNNNNNNNNNNNNNNNNNNNNNNNNNNNNNNNNNNNNNNNNNNNNNNNNNNNNNNNNNNNNNNNNNNNNNNNNNNNNNNNNNNNNNNNNNNNNNNNNNNNNNNNNNNNNNNNNNNNNNNNNNNNNNNNNNNNNNNNNNNNNNNNNNNNNNNNNNNNNNNNNNNNNNNNNNNNNNNNNNNNNNNNNNNNNNNNNNNNNNNNNNNNNNNNNNNNNNNNNNNNNNNNNNNNNNNNNNNNNNNNNNNNNNNNNNNNNNNNNNNNNNNNNNNNNNNNNNNNNNNNNNNNNNNNNNNNNNNNNNNNNNNNNNNNNNNNNNNNNNNNNNNNNNNNNNNNNNNNNNNNNNNNNNNNNNNNNNNNNNNNNNNNNNNNNNNNNNNNNNNNNNNNNNNNNNNNNNNNNNNNNNNNNNNNNNNNNNNNNNNNNNNNNNNNNNNNNNNNNNNNNNNNNNNNNNNNNNNNNNNNNNNNNNNNNNNNNNNNNNNNNNNNNNNNNNNNNNNNNNNNNNNNNNNNNNNNNNNNNNNNNNNNNNNNNNNNNNNNNNNNNNNNNNNNNNNNNNNNNNNNNNNNNNNNNNNNNNNNNNNNNNNNNNNNNNNNNNNNNNNNNNNNNNNNNNNNNNNNNNNNNNNNNNNNNNNNNNNNNNNNNNNNNNNNNNNNNNNNNNNNNNNNNNNNNNNNNNNNNNNNNNNNNNNNNNNNNNNNNNNNNNNNNNNNNNNNNNNNNNNNNNNNNNNNNNNNNNNNNNNNNNNNNNNNNNNNNNNNNNNNNNNNNNNNNNNNNNNNNNNNNNNNNNNNNNNNNNNNNNNNNNNNNNNNNNNNNNNNNNNNNNNNNNNNNNNNNNNNNNNNNNNNNNNNNNNNNNNNNNNNNNNNNNNNNNNNNNNNNNNNNNNNNNNNNNNNNNNNNNNNNNNNNNNNNNNNNNNNNNNNNNNNNNNNNNNNNNNNNNNNNNNNNNNNNNNNNNNNNNNNNNNNNNNNNNNNNNNNNNNNNNNNNNNNNNNNNNNNNNNNNNNNNNNNNNNNNNNNNNNNNNNNNNNNNNNNNNNNNNNNNNNNNNNNNNNNNNNNNNNNNNNNNNNNNNNNNNNNNNNNNNNNNNNNNNNNNNNNNNNNNNNNNNNNNNNNNNNNNNNNNNNNNNNNNNNNNNNNNNNNNNNNNNNNNNNNNNNNNNNNNNNNNNNNNNNNNNNNNNNNNNNNNNNNNNNNNNNNNNNNNNNNNNNNNNNNNNNNNNNNNNNNNNNNNNNNNNNNNNNNNNNNNNNNNNNNNNNNNNNNNNNNNNNNNNNNNNNNNNNNNNNNNNNNNNNNNNNNNNNNNNNNNNNNNNNNNNNNNNNNNNNNNNNNNNNNNNNNNNNNNNNNNNNNNNNNNNNNNNNNNNNNNNNNNNNNNNNNNNNNNNNNNNNNNNNNNNNNNNNNNNNNNNNNNNNNNNNNNNNNNNNNNNNNNNNNNNNNNNNNNNNNNNNNNNNNNNNNNNNNNNNNNNNNNNNNNNNNNNNNNNNNNNNNNNNNNNNNNNNNNNNNNNNNNNNNNNNNNNNNNNNNNNNNNNNNNNNNNNNNNNNNNNNNNNNNNNNNNNNNNNNNNNNNNNNNNNNNNNNNNNNNNNNNNNNNNNNNNNNNNNNNNNNNNNNNNNNNNNNNNNNNNNNNNNNNNNNNNNNNNNNNNNNNNNNNNNNNNNNNNNNNNNNNNNNNNNNNNNNNNNNNNNNNNNNNNNNNNNNNNNNNNNNNNNNNNNNNNNNNNNNNNNNNNNNNNNNNNNNNNNNNNNNNNNNNNNNNNNNNNNNNNNNNNNNNNNNNNNNNNNNNNNNNNNNNNNNNNNNNNNNNNNNNNNNNNNNNNNNNNNNNNNNNNNNNNNNNNNNNNNNNNNNNNNNNNNNNNNNNNNNNNNNNNNNNNNNNNNNNNNNNNNNNNNNNNNNNNNNNNNNNNNNNNNNNNNNNNNNNNNNNNNNNNNNNNNNNNNNNNNNNNNNNNNNNNNNNNNNNNNNNNNNNNNNNNNNNNNNNNNNNNNNNTTTCCTCGGAATTTCCTCGGAATATTCCGACGGATTGATGTTTCCTCGGAATTCCGTCGGTTTTTTCCGAGGAAACCCAAATTTTGGGTTTCCTCAGAATTTCCTCGGAAATTCCTCGGGAAATTCCGAGGATTTCATTTTCCGTCAGAATGTCCGTCAGAATACCGATGTTTTCTTGTAGTGTTCTGTTTAAAATAGTTCTTATCTTATAACAGAAGCTGTTAACCCCTTGAAAAACAACCAATCCGACAAACATATTGTAACTGAAACTGAAACAATTCATTGCAATCTTGCACATTAGTACATAGCAAAATAGTAGTACACAATCATCATTCCAACTCCACAAACTACCATCTTCTTCAAGCTCTTCACATCTTTCTCATACCCGTGAACCAACTCTTTCATCTCCTTCATCTCTTTTTCAAACCCAGCCAAAGCATCACCCAAATCTTCAATCTTTTTTTCATAGCTTCTCACTACATCTTCACATCTCTGAGACTGAAGCTCCAAACGGCCGATTTTGTCATCATACAAGCTCTTCATATCATCAATTTCCTCCACAGCAGACTCATCCGTCCATTTGAACAAATGATTCTTATCCTACACAAGAATAGAATCAATCCGACTAAGCTTAGAACATACACAAAAACAAACAAAGTTAGATTGTTTACCTCTTCACTACCATTAGGACAACCATGGAAAAGTCTCCCTGGGTTCTTGGTCGTTTTGGATGTAAAAATCCTACATAGCTGCTCAATGATAACTCAATTAAACATCCTACATATAGACCTAAACCTTGATTGATAACAAAAAACGATAATGTTTACCTGTATCATACGAGGAATTAGGGTTCGATGTGGTAGACATTATTGGTTCTCTCTCAATCCCGTTTTACTCTCTTCTTCTCTCTCAATCACGTTTTACTCTCTTCTCTCCCAAACTCTGATTCTTTTCTTGAGTTGTCGACAGCAAACGAAGAAAGTGAGAAAGTGACTTATGTTTCAGAAAAAACAAAACGACGCGTTTTCAAAAGCCCACAACGACGTCGTTTTCTATTTTTTCGTTCTGATAATCCACGTAATAAACTCAT
Proteins encoded:
- the LOC106309282 gene encoding uncharacterized protein At4g04775-like, whose translation is MIQLCRIFTSKTTKNPGRLFHGCPNGSEEDKNHLFKWTDESAVEEIDDMKSLYDDKIGRLELQSQRCEDVVRSYEKKIEDLGDALAGFEKEMKEMKELVHGYEKDVKSLKKMVVCGVGMMIVYYYFAMY